One Novipirellula galeiformis DNA segment encodes these proteins:
- a CDS encoding DUF1501 domain-containing protein, which yields MMSFPPNRRQVLQHAACGFGSLAASALMAPQSLANTNPALSAAAALPAAAKAKRIIFLFMQGGVSQVDSFDHKPILAKHNGESFVFDDARSLVATGKGREYRVMQSPWAFNQYGQSGRWVSDLFPETARHVDDMCFLHGMHTEGITHGPATLFLHCGSTNFIRPSLGSWLLYGLGTENQNLPGFISIAPSIGNGGPRNYGSAFLPPEFQGTRVGGASSSNLTIDSLIRKDIPSDLQLEQFNLLTKLNQQQLSHRQFGDAELNAALQSHQLAWRMQQAGPDTLDLSDESADTINMYGINDPKTERYGKRCLLARRLCESGVRFIQVNYGDNTANPAFDQHSNLPKHESHARAVDKPIAALLTDLKQRGLLEDTLVWWGSEFGRTPYAQGNGTGRDHNPRGFTVWLAGGGIRPGHAHGETDEFGFSSISGRVHMHDLHATLLHQLGLDHKQLTFEHAGRNFRLTDVHGKVVKEILA from the coding sequence ATGATGTCATTCCCACCCAATCGTCGACAAGTGCTACAGCACGCGGCATGCGGTTTCGGATCGCTTGCCGCCTCCGCACTGATGGCCCCCCAGTCGCTCGCCAACACAAATCCAGCGCTCTCCGCTGCCGCCGCATTGCCTGCTGCTGCAAAGGCAAAACGGATCATTTTCTTGTTCATGCAAGGCGGCGTAAGCCAGGTGGATTCATTCGACCACAAACCGATCCTGGCTAAACACAATGGCGAATCGTTTGTGTTCGATGATGCCCGATCCCTCGTTGCAACGGGAAAGGGACGGGAGTATCGCGTGATGCAATCACCCTGGGCTTTCAATCAATACGGCCAATCCGGTCGCTGGGTTTCGGATCTGTTTCCTGAAACCGCACGCCATGTTGACGACATGTGCTTTCTGCACGGCATGCACACCGAGGGCATCACCCATGGTCCCGCAACCCTGTTCCTGCATTGTGGCAGCACCAATTTTATCCGTCCCTCGCTGGGATCATGGCTGCTGTATGGCTTGGGCACCGAAAACCAAAACTTGCCAGGCTTCATTTCCATCGCACCTTCAATCGGAAACGGGGGACCACGCAATTACGGCAGTGCGTTTCTGCCTCCCGAGTTTCAAGGCACCCGAGTCGGCGGCGCAAGCAGCAGCAATCTGACCATCGACAGTCTTATCCGGAAAGATATCCCCAGCGATCTGCAACTCGAACAATTTAACTTGCTAACCAAGTTGAACCAGCAACAACTCTCCCATCGCCAATTCGGCGATGCAGAACTCAATGCCGCACTCCAGTCTCACCAACTTGCTTGGCGAATGCAGCAGGCCGGCCCCGATACGCTCGACCTCTCCGACGAGTCGGCCGACACGATCAACATGTACGGGATCAACGACCCGAAGACCGAGCGTTACGGCAAACGTTGCTTATTGGCTCGGCGGTTGTGCGAATCGGGAGTGCGATTCATTCAAGTCAACTACGGAGACAATACGGCAAATCCTGCCTTTGACCAACATTCCAATCTGCCCAAACACGAATCGCACGCTCGTGCGGTCGACAAACCGATCGCGGCATTACTAACCGACCTGAAACAACGCGGTTTACTGGAGGACACCCTGGTTTGGTGGGGCAGCGAATTTGGCCGCACTCCGTATGCGCAAGGCAATGGCACCGGCCGCGACCACAACCCCCGCGGCTTTACGGTCTGGCTAGCGGGCGGCGGTATCCGCCCCGGACATGCACACGGTGAAACCGATGAATTTGGTTTCAGCAGTATTTCCGGTCGCGTTCATATGCACGATTTGCACGCCACGCTATTGCATCAACTTGGTTTGGATCACAAGCAATTGACATTCGAGCACGCCGGTCGCAACTTCCGGCTCACCGACGTCCACGGCAAAGTCGTTAAAGAGATCCTCGCTTAG
- the rpoC gene encoding DNA-directed RNA polymerase subunit beta', with product MSISETSNYDRINDYASVRISLARPQDIKSWSFGEVKKPETINYRTYRPEKDGLFCERIFGPEKDWECACGKYRGMKYKGMICDRCGVKVTHSRVRRKRMGHIELAAPVVHIWFFKAMPSRLGNLLDMKTSSLEKVIYFQDYVVIDPGQTELEDRQLLTEEEYRAARAQWGNDAFDADMGAEAVRKLLNKLDLVTLSEKLRVDLAETGSKQKKKDLINRLKIVESIRDSDNRPEWMVLDVVPVIPPDLRPLVLLDSGNFATSDLNDLYRRIINRNNRLRKLVDLNAPEVIIRNEKRMLQQSVDALFDNNRCKRPVLGSSNRPLKSLTDMIKGKQGRFRENLLGKRVDYSARSVIVVGPRLKLHQCGLPKKIALELYQPFIIRRLKELGHADTIKSAKKMLERKDEEVWDILEQVIRNHPVLLNRAPTLHRMGIQAFEPTLVEGNAIHLHPLVCKGFNADFDGDQMAVHLPLSIEAQVEAHTLMMSTNNVFAPSNGKPIMSPSQDIVMGCYYMTMEQPDRKGEGMVFSGYDEVDLATAQGIINVHAKIKLRLPKFQKLKTKDESGKYGAIIDTTPGRVRFNEMLPDGMDYYNFPMRSGDLAKVISDCYQRLGRKATIHLLDDMMQMGFRESTRSGLSFATDDLVTPDTKLSFIKDAEKEVMKHKKAYDRGLMTGKERYNQVLDEWTKARESITTDMMKAMENDVREGGWYVNPVFLMSHSGARGGIEQIRQLAGMRGLMAKPTGEIIETPIKANFREGLSVLEYFSSTHGARKGLADTALKTADSGYLTRKLADVAQNVVITMDNCGTTQGITKGVVYRGEKVEVSLVDSINGRISRQSIVNPVTDEVIVAENQMITPEIARRIEAMGLEKIQVRTPMTCDAPLGVCRRCYGMDMSTGAMVEEGMAVGIIAAQSIGEPGTQLTMRTFHIGGSVSKQMEESDIKSKKSGIVRLTRMRAVRNTEGRNIVLTRNGEISLVDDRGREIESYPVPTGATLMVEENDSVTEGQILCEWNPYSIPILSEVEGKVRFEDVVEGETMRQEREASGNIRMMIVDHKGDLHPQIVIEDTEGKALDVQYLPERAMIMAKEGAAITPGMVLAEMPRETGGVSDITGGLPRVTEIFEARKPKDPAVIAEIDGEVEILAEKKRGKRTIVVRSESGIEREHLVPHGKHFQVHSGDIVRAGQALVDGPLVPHDILRVSGEEAVQQYLLHEIQQVYQSQRVEINDKHCEIIIARMLRKVKIENPGDTNLLPGLVMDRFQFRKANQELSKCIKIANPGDSDYSEGTIIPKDTFEQSNAEIEALGGTPAKGKRPKSATASTQLLGITKAAVQSNSFISAASFQETTKVLTEAALAGKVDKLVGLKENVILGHLIPAGTGFRIFQDGEVNYRREALEELAAAPVQSLEESFPLLNAGDDVAAAPTAPAISPLDISPVDAPARDAADSESPAAPASNEALDNMFGGGNSGEQQGS from the coding sequence ATGTCGATTAGCGAAACTAGCAATTACGATCGCATCAACGACTACGCTTCGGTACGCATCTCGCTCGCGCGCCCCCAAGACATCAAAAGTTGGTCCTTCGGCGAAGTGAAGAAGCCCGAAACGATTAACTACCGTACCTATCGCCCTGAGAAAGACGGGCTTTTCTGCGAACGCATTTTCGGGCCTGAGAAGGACTGGGAATGTGCCTGCGGTAAGTACCGTGGAATGAAGTACAAAGGCATGATTTGTGACCGTTGTGGTGTCAAGGTGACCCACAGCCGTGTCCGTCGCAAGCGCATGGGGCACATCGAATTGGCGGCTCCGGTCGTTCATATTTGGTTCTTCAAAGCGATGCCTTCGCGGTTGGGCAACTTGTTGGACATGAAGACCAGTTCGTTGGAAAAGGTCATCTATTTCCAAGATTACGTCGTCATCGATCCAGGCCAAACCGAGCTCGAAGATCGACAACTGTTGACCGAAGAAGAGTACCGTGCCGCGCGAGCTCAGTGGGGCAACGATGCCTTTGACGCCGACATGGGAGCCGAGGCGGTTCGCAAATTGTTGAACAAGCTCGACTTGGTCACATTGTCCGAGAAGCTGCGTGTTGATCTGGCTGAGACCGGCTCGAAGCAGAAAAAGAAAGATCTGATCAATCGTCTGAAGATCGTTGAGTCGATCCGCGATAGCGATAACCGTCCCGAGTGGATGGTGTTGGACGTGGTTCCAGTGATCCCGCCCGATTTGCGTCCGTTGGTGTTGCTCGATAGCGGCAACTTCGCGACGAGCGATTTGAATGACCTCTATCGACGTATCATTAACCGTAACAATCGTTTGCGTAAGCTTGTCGATTTGAACGCACCGGAAGTGATCATTCGCAACGAAAAGCGAATGCTGCAACAATCGGTCGATGCGTTGTTTGACAATAACCGTTGTAAGCGACCTGTGCTCGGTTCGTCCAACCGACCGCTGAAGTCGTTGACGGACATGATCAAGGGCAAGCAGGGTCGTTTCCGCGAAAACTTGCTTGGCAAGCGAGTCGATTACTCGGCACGTAGCGTGATCGTGGTCGGCCCACGTTTGAAATTGCATCAATGTGGTTTGCCCAAGAAGATTGCACTCGAACTCTACCAACCGTTCATTATTCGTCGCTTGAAAGAGCTCGGTCACGCCGACACGATCAAGTCCGCCAAGAAGATGCTTGAGCGTAAGGACGAAGAGGTTTGGGATATCCTCGAGCAAGTGATTCGCAATCACCCCGTGCTGCTAAACCGAGCTCCAACGCTTCACCGTATGGGGATCCAAGCATTCGAGCCTACCTTGGTCGAAGGTAACGCGATCCACCTGCACCCGCTCGTTTGTAAAGGCTTCAACGCTGACTTCGATGGTGACCAGATGGCGGTTCACTTGCCGCTTTCGATCGAGGCACAAGTCGAAGCTCATACGTTGATGATGAGTACCAACAACGTCTTTGCACCGTCCAACGGTAAACCGATCATGAGTCCGTCGCAGGACATCGTGATGGGTTGTTACTACATGACGATGGAGCAACCCGATCGTAAGGGCGAAGGCATGGTGTTCTCCGGTTACGACGAAGTCGATTTGGCGACAGCGCAAGGGATCATCAATGTCCACGCCAAGATCAAGCTGCGTTTGCCGAAGTTCCAGAAACTGAAAACGAAAGACGAATCGGGCAAGTACGGTGCGATCATCGACACCACTCCGGGGCGTGTGCGTTTCAACGAAATGCTTCCTGACGGGATGGACTACTACAACTTCCCAATGCGAAGTGGTGACTTGGCGAAGGTCATTTCGGACTGCTATCAACGTCTTGGTCGTAAAGCAACGATTCACTTGCTCGACGATATGATGCAGATGGGCTTCCGCGAGTCGACGCGAAGTGGTCTGTCGTTCGCGACCGATGACTTGGTGACTCCGGATACCAAGCTCAGCTTCATCAAGGACGCTGAGAAAGAGGTCATGAAGCACAAGAAGGCTTACGACCGCGGGTTGATGACCGGTAAAGAGCGTTACAACCAGGTTCTTGATGAATGGACCAAGGCTCGCGAGTCGATCACGACCGACATGATGAAGGCGATGGAGAACGACGTTCGCGAAGGCGGATGGTATGTGAACCCCGTATTCTTGATGTCGCATTCGGGTGCTCGTGGTGGTATCGAACAAATTCGACAACTCGCGGGGATGCGTGGTTTGATGGCCAAGCCGACCGGCGAGATCATCGAAACTCCGATTAAGGCGAACTTCCGCGAAGGCTTGTCGGTACTCGAATACTTCAGTTCGACGCACGGTGCTCGTAAGGGCTTGGCCGATACGGCACTGAAGACGGCCGACAGTGGTTACTTGACTCGTAAGCTCGCCGACGTTGCCCAAAACGTGGTCATCACGATGGACAACTGTGGTACGACCCAAGGGATCACCAAGGGAGTTGTTTACCGTGGTGAGAAGGTCGAAGTCAGCTTGGTCGACTCGATCAACGGACGGATTAGCCGTCAATCGATCGTGAACCCCGTTACCGATGAAGTGATCGTTGCTGAAAACCAGATGATCACGCCTGAGATCGCACGTCGCATCGAAGCGATGGGGCTCGAGAAGATTCAAGTGCGTACACCGATGACGTGTGACGCGCCTTTGGGTGTCTGTCGTCGTTGCTACGGGATGGACATGTCGACCGGTGCCATGGTCGAAGAAGGCATGGCGGTCGGAATCATCGCGGCACAAAGTATCGGTGAACCCGGTACTCAGTTGACCATGCGTACGTTCCACATCGGTGGTAGCGTGAGCAAGCAGATGGAAGAATCGGACATCAAGAGCAAGAAGTCGGGTATCGTTCGTCTGACTCGGATGCGTGCGGTTCGAAACACCGAAGGTCGCAACATCGTACTGACGCGAAACGGCGAAATCTCGCTGGTCGACGATCGTGGTCGCGAAATCGAATCGTACCCCGTTCCAACTGGTGCGACGTTGATGGTTGAAGAAAACGACAGCGTCACCGAAGGTCAAATTCTTTGCGAATGGAACCCGTACTCGATTCCGATTTTGTCGGAAGTCGAAGGTAAGGTTCGCTTCGAAGACGTCGTCGAAGGCGAAACGATGCGTCAAGAACGCGAAGCAAGCGGTAACATCCGGATGATGATTGTCGACCACAAGGGTGACTTGCACCCGCAGATTGTGATCGAAGACACCGAAGGAAAAGCACTCGACGTTCAGTACTTGCCAGAACGAGCGATGATCATGGCGAAAGAAGGCGCCGCGATTACGCCGGGTATGGTGTTGGCGGAAATGCCGCGTGAAACCGGCGGGGTTTCGGACATCACCGGCGGTCTGCCTCGTGTTACCGAGATTTTCGAAGCTCGTAAGCCGAAGGATCCTGCGGTAATCGCAGAAATCGATGGCGAAGTCGAAATTCTGGCCGAGAAGAAGCGTGGCAAGCGAACCATCGTTGTGCGAAGTGAATCAGGTATCGAACGTGAGCACTTGGTGCCTCACGGTAAGCACTTCCAAGTTCACAGCGGTGACATCGTTCGTGCAGGTCAAGCGTTGGTCGATGGCCCCTTGGTGCCTCACGACATCTTGCGTGTCTCGGGTGAAGAAGCGGTTCAGCAGTACTTGCTGCACGAAATTCAACAGGTTTATCAATCCCAACGTGTGGAAATCAACGATAAGCACTGTGAAATCATCATCGCCCGTATGCTCCGCAAGGTGAAGATCGAGAACCCAGGCGACACCAACTTGTTGCCAGGTTTGGTGATGGACCGCTTCCAGTTCCGCAAAGCGAACCAGGAGCTTTCCAAGTGCATCAAGATCGCGAATCCAGGCGATAGTGATTACAGCGAAGGCACGATCATTCCTAAGGACACTTTCGAACAGTCCAATGCCGAGATCGAAGCGTTGGGCGGAACTCCAGCCAAGGGCAAGCGGCCTAAGTCGGCGACCGCGAGTACTCAGTTGCTCGGGATCACCAAGGCAGCCGTCCAGTCGAACAGTTTCATCAGTGCGGCGTCCTTCCAAGAAACCACCAAGGTATTGACCGAAGCGGCATTGGCCGGCAAGGTCGACAAGTTGGTCGGATTGAAGGAAAATGTGATCCTGGGGCACTTGATCCCAGCCGGTACCGGTTTCCGCATCTTCCAGGACGGCGAAGTGAATTATCGTCGCGAAGCATTGGAAGAGTTGGCTGCCGCACCGGTTCAGTCGCTCGAGGAAAGCTTCCCACTGCTCAACGCAGGGGACGATGTTGCTGCGGCACCGACAGCTCCGGCCATTTCACCACTGGATATTTCGCCCGTCGACGCACCTGCCCGGGATGCAGCGGACAGCGAAAGCCCAGCGGCACCTGCCAGCAACGAAGCGTTGGACAACATGTTCGGCGGCGGCAACAGCGGCGAGCAGCAAGGTTCGTAA
- the rpoB gene encoding DNA-directed RNA polymerase subunit beta: protein MATTTMRRLEPTSVRHFGTGLSTFELPDLTALQTVSYAAFLQEDREPLNREDDGLEGVLREIFPISSYDGNITLDYLYYELGKPRYTSQECRQLRLTYGRPLRIWLRLNREEPVEEEVYLGDLPIMMGGGEFIINGAERVVVSQLHRSPGVDFVLEQDTTTDRKLPSCRVIPERGSWIEVNVTKKDALTVRIDQSGKFAATTLLRAMDPRFSTDADLLAAFYETTEYKISGGKSAAKIEGKIAVDDVIYPSDSDRAGEIIVEAGHKITKEVAEIICTAGVKSVDCMESPKIPLIFNTLMEDNTASHEEALLRIYQRLRPGNPPQLEKARTLFQEKFFDENRYRLGKVGRFRLNRKLQLGVDEDIMTLRPDDMISAVKYLINLFDPDSGAEIDDIDHLGNRRLRTIDELACEELRKGFLKLRRTVQERMSIKDAQDMSPRSLINPKSVSAAIDYFFGRGELSQVVDQTNPLSQLAHERRLSALGPGGLNRKRAGFEVRDVHISHYGRICPIETPEGTNIGLISSLAIYAGVDSYGFLVTPYRLIKEGKVIDQVVWLRADEESESYVAPADTEVVDGALVSGPNMIARFRSDFEIVQPEQVDYMDVAPSQMVGVSAGLIPFLEHDDANRALMGSNMQRQAVPLLVAEPPIVGTGVEREVARNSAMVVRARRAGKVTYADSTRIEIGSDHYDLKKYQGLNERTCLNQKPIVSIGDKVEQNQIIADGAATRNGELALGRNVLVGFMSFDGFNYEDAIIISEELVRNDTYTSIHIEDFDVEIRETKLGREEFTRDIPNVSEKALRNLDDSGIVNVGTYVKPGDILVGKVSPKSKTELTPEEKLLHAIFGRAGEDVKNDSLEVPSGIEGIVIDTQKFSRRMSLSEDERKVFEAELKMVESEGNAEVASTFEALVREMEEAAGVKLKDATGTPLADGQDPKFVAERATSFRLDHILDQVKNDAKKKEVEAVHAQQWGNVEEAIDVRDRKLNSMKRGDELRSGVLQMVKIYIATKRVISVGDKMAGRHGNKGVIAKILPIEDMPFLPDGTPIQIMLNPLGVPSRMNVGQILETHLGWAGAKLGFQSLTPVFDGASEEDINKCLAEAGLPAHGKVRLTDGRTGVPMEQETTVGYIYMLKLHHLVDDKVHARSTGPYSLITQQPLGGKARFGGQRFGEMEVWALEAYGAAYILQELLTVKSDDVEGRTKIYESMVKGENTLEAGTPASFDVLTNEIRGLALNMQLEKRPI from the coding sequence ATGGCAACTACGACCATGCGTCGCCTCGAACCTACTAGCGTTCGACACTTTGGAACCGGACTTTCCACTTTTGAACTGCCTGACCTAACCGCCCTGCAGACCGTGTCTTACGCGGCTTTTCTGCAAGAGGACCGTGAGCCTCTGAATCGAGAAGATGATGGGTTGGAAGGCGTGTTGCGTGAGATCTTTCCAATCTCCAGTTATGACGGCAACATCACGCTCGATTATCTGTACTACGAACTCGGTAAGCCACGCTATACCAGTCAGGAATGTCGCCAATTGCGTCTGACCTACGGTCGGCCGTTGCGTATTTGGTTGCGTTTGAATCGTGAGGAACCTGTCGAGGAAGAGGTTTATCTCGGCGATTTGCCAATCATGATGGGCGGTGGTGAGTTCATCATTAACGGTGCCGAGCGTGTGGTCGTTAGCCAATTGCATCGTAGTCCCGGGGTGGATTTCGTGCTTGAGCAGGACACGACCACGGATCGGAAGTTGCCGAGTTGTCGCGTGATTCCCGAGCGAGGTTCGTGGATCGAAGTCAACGTGACGAAGAAGGACGCGTTGACAGTACGGATTGACCAGAGTGGTAAGTTTGCTGCGACGACGTTGCTTCGCGCCATGGATCCTCGTTTTTCCACCGATGCGGATCTGTTGGCGGCGTTCTACGAAACAACCGAGTACAAGATCAGTGGCGGCAAGAGTGCTGCGAAAATCGAAGGCAAAATTGCCGTCGACGATGTGATCTATCCAAGCGACTCGGATCGTGCCGGTGAGATCATCGTCGAGGCCGGTCACAAGATCACGAAGGAAGTGGCCGAGATCATCTGTACTGCGGGCGTTAAGAGTGTTGATTGCATGGAATCGCCCAAGATTCCGTTGATCTTCAATACCTTGATGGAGGACAATACCGCGAGTCATGAAGAGGCGCTGCTGCGTATCTATCAACGCCTTCGTCCCGGTAACCCGCCGCAGTTGGAAAAGGCTCGCACCTTGTTCCAAGAGAAGTTCTTTGACGAAAACCGTTACCGCTTGGGTAAAGTGGGGCGTTTTCGCTTGAATCGCAAGCTTCAATTGGGCGTCGATGAAGACATCATGACGCTGCGTCCGGACGACATGATCTCGGCGGTCAAGTACTTGATCAACTTGTTTGATCCCGATAGTGGTGCGGAGATTGACGATATTGACCACCTCGGCAATCGTCGTTTGCGAACCATTGATGAGTTGGCTTGTGAGGAACTTCGTAAGGGTTTCTTGAAGCTACGCCGAACGGTCCAAGAACGGATGAGCATCAAGGATGCTCAGGACATGTCGCCGCGTTCGTTGATCAATCCTAAGAGTGTGTCCGCGGCGATCGATTACTTCTTCGGTCGTGGTGAGCTTTCGCAGGTGGTCGACCAGACGAACCCGCTAAGTCAATTGGCGCACGAGCGTCGGTTGTCGGCATTGGGCCCCGGTGGTTTGAACCGCAAACGTGCGGGCTTTGAGGTTCGTGACGTTCATATTTCCCACTATGGTCGTATTTGCCCGATTGAAACTCCTGAAGGTACGAACATTGGTCTGATTAGCTCGCTTGCGATTTACGCGGGCGTGGACAGCTATGGCTTTTTGGTCACGCCTTATCGGTTGATCAAAGAGGGTAAGGTGATCGATCAAGTCGTGTGGTTGCGAGCGGACGAAGAAAGCGAATCTTACGTCGCTCCGGCGGATACCGAGGTCGTCGATGGCGCGCTCGTTTCGGGGCCGAACATGATCGCTCGTTTCCGTAGTGACTTTGAGATCGTTCAGCCTGAGCAAGTCGATTACATGGACGTTGCACCGAGCCAGATGGTGGGTGTTTCGGCCGGTTTGATTCCGTTCCTCGAGCACGATGATGCGAACCGTGCGTTGATGGGGTCGAACATGCAGCGGCAAGCGGTTCCGTTGTTGGTTGCCGAGCCACCAATCGTCGGCACCGGTGTCGAACGCGAAGTCGCACGCAACAGTGCGATGGTCGTGCGAGCACGTCGTGCGGGTAAGGTCACCTATGCCGATTCGACGCGAATCGAAATTGGCAGCGATCACTACGACCTAAAGAAATACCAGGGTCTAAACGAACGTACCTGTTTGAATCAAAAGCCGATTGTCAGTATTGGCGACAAGGTCGAGCAAAATCAAATCATTGCTGACGGTGCTGCGACGCGTAACGGCGAATTGGCACTGGGGCGTAACGTCTTGGTCGGCTTTATGTCGTTCGACGGGTTCAACTACGAAGACGCGATCATCATTAGCGAAGAGTTGGTTCGCAATGACACCTACACCTCGATTCACATCGAAGATTTCGATGTGGAAATTCGCGAAACCAAGCTTGGTCGCGAAGAGTTCACTCGCGATATTCCCAACGTCTCCGAAAAGGCGCTTCGCAATCTCGATGACTCGGGAATTGTCAACGTTGGTACTTACGTCAAACCAGGCGATATCTTGGTTGGCAAGGTGAGTCCGAAGAGCAAGACCGAGTTGACGCCTGAAGAAAAACTGTTGCACGCGATCTTTGGACGTGCGGGCGAAGACGTGAAAAACGATTCGCTCGAAGTGCCGTCGGGGATTGAAGGGATCGTAATTGATACCCAGAAATTCTCGCGCCGTATGAGTTTGTCCGAAGACGAGCGTAAGGTCTTCGAGGCCGAATTGAAGATGGTCGAGAGTGAAGGCAATGCCGAAGTCGCGAGCACCTTCGAAGCGCTTGTTCGTGAGATGGAAGAAGCGGCTGGCGTGAAGCTGAAGGATGCGACCGGAACTCCTTTGGCCGATGGTCAAGATCCCAAGTTTGTTGCCGAGCGAGCGACTTCGTTCCGCTTGGATCACATTTTGGATCAGGTCAAGAACGACGCCAAAAAGAAGGAAGTCGAAGCGGTTCACGCTCAACAGTGGGGCAACGTCGAGGAAGCAATCGACGTTCGCGATCGCAAGTTGAACAGCATGAAGCGTGGTGACGAACTTCGCAGCGGCGTGTTGCAGATGGTCAAGATCTACATTGCGACCAAGCGAGTGATCAGCGTCGGTGACAAGATGGCCGGACGTCACGGTAACAAAGGGGTGATCGCCAAGATTTTGCCGATCGAGGATATGCCGTTCTTGCCGGACGGAACTCCGATTCAAATCATGTTGAATCCTCTGGGCGTTCCAAGTCGTATGAACGTGGGTCAAATTCTCGAAACTCACCTCGGATGGGCCGGAGCCAAGCTAGGGTTCCAATCCTTGACGCCTGTGTTCGACGGTGCCAGCGAAGAAGACATTAACAAGTGTCTTGCCGAAGCGGGGCTTCCTGCTCACGGCAAGGTTCGTTTGACCGATGGACGCACCGGCGTGCCGATGGAGCAAGAGACAACGGTCGGTTACATCTACATGCTGAAGTTGCATCACCTTGTCGACGACAAGGTTCACGCTCGAAGCACTGGCCCGTACTCGTTGATCACCCAGCAACCTCTTGGTGGTAAAGCTCGCTTCGGTGGACAACGTTTCGGAGAAATGGAAGTTTGGGCACTGGAAGCTTACGGTGCCGCCTACATTTTGCAGGAGTTGTTGACCGTCAAGAGCGACGACGTCGAAGGGCGTACCAAGATTTACGAGTCGATGGTCAAGGGCGAAAACACGTTGGAAGCGGGCACGCCAGCAAGCTTCGACGTGTTAACCAACGAGATCCGCGGCTTGGCACTCAACATGCAGCTTGAGAAGCGACCGATTTAA
- a CDS encoding deoxyhypusine synthase family protein — protein sequence MNVSEFLEKNFLHFNARETLSAAKSYRKFVAAENGGKMMVTLAGAMSTGELGVSLAEMIRQDKVHAITCTAANLEEDIFNLVAHDEYRIVEDWRALSVEDEVRLRDEGFNRVTDTCIPETVMRHIERKLLVLWQDAANKKKMKMPAQFMFDLLDDEELVQHYQIPRENSWLAAAKDAGIPVIVPGFEDSTLGNIFAARVFEGKVANHQAIASGTMQMEKLIRWYKATSEHSPIGFFQIGGGISGDFPICVVPTMIQDLQLDVPLWAYFCQISDAVTSYGGYSGAVPNEKITWWKLEPEAPKFMVQSDASIVAPLVFAYVMEW from the coding sequence GTGAACGTATCTGAGTTTCTCGAAAAGAATTTCCTTCATTTCAATGCTCGCGAAACCTTGAGCGCAGCGAAAAGCTATCGCAAATTCGTCGCCGCTGAAAACGGTGGGAAAATGATGGTGACGCTTGCGGGCGCGATGAGCACCGGCGAGTTGGGAGTTTCGCTGGCCGAGATGATTCGCCAGGACAAGGTCCACGCGATCACTTGCACGGCGGCGAATCTCGAAGAGGACATCTTCAACCTCGTCGCTCACGACGAATACCGAATCGTCGAAGATTGGCGGGCGCTGTCGGTCGAAGACGAGGTTCGTCTTCGCGACGAAGGTTTCAACCGGGTCACCGATACGTGCATCCCCGAGACCGTGATGCGGCATATCGAGCGCAAATTGCTGGTGCTTTGGCAAGATGCTGCGAACAAGAAAAAAATGAAGATGCCAGCCCAGTTCATGTTTGACCTGCTCGACGACGAAGAACTGGTCCAGCACTACCAAATCCCACGCGAAAACAGCTGGCTCGCCGCCGCCAAAGACGCCGGCATTCCCGTCATCGTGCCTGGGTTTGAAGACTCGACGCTCGGGAATATCTTCGCCGCTCGCGTGTTCGAAGGCAAAGTCGCCAACCACCAAGCGATTGCGTCGGGCACGATGCAGATGGAGAAACTGATTCGCTGGTACAAAGCAACCTCCGAGCACAGCCCGATTGGATTCTTTCAAATCGGAGGGGGTATCTCGGGTGACTTCCCGATTTGTGTGGTTCCTACGATGATCCAAGACCTTCAGCTTGACGTTCCCCTGTGGGCCTACTTCTGCCAAATCAGCGACGCCGTCACCAGCTATGGCGGCTACAGCGGCGCGGTCCCCAATGAAAAAATCACCTGGTGGAAACTCGAGCCCGAGGCACCGAAGTTCATGGTGCAAAGCGATGCCAGCATCGTCGCCCCCCTCGTCTTCGCCTACGTGATGGAGTGGTAG